Proteins from one Ketobacter alkanivorans genomic window:
- the ubiU gene encoding ubiquinone anaerobic biosynthesis protein UbiU translates to MELVCPAGNFASLKAAVDSGADAVYIGINDKTNARYFPGLNFNHNNLHRAVDYAHNKGTRVFLAINTFPQQENWQHWRNAVDCGIDTAVDALIIADVGVMDYAASRNTKTNLHLSVQASSTSHESLLFYYNTFGIKRAVLPRVLSLKQIERLANKTPIELEVFGFGSLCIMVEGRCYLSSYLAGDSPNNCGVCSPAHAVDWKETSGTLTTRLNNIVIDRFLPGEAAGYPTLCKGRFRAEENTYHVMEEPTSLNAMELIPKLSSYGIKAIKIEGRQRSPAYVAKVTTIWRKAIDDFKQSNNSTWTPHEQWNHALAALAEGTQTTYGAYHRSWQ, encoded by the coding sequence ATGGAACTAGTATGCCCGGCTGGTAATTTCGCATCATTGAAAGCGGCTGTTGATAGCGGAGCGGATGCGGTATACATCGGCATCAACGATAAAACCAACGCCCGCTACTTTCCCGGTCTTAACTTCAACCACAACAACCTGCACCGCGCGGTCGATTACGCCCACAACAAAGGCACTCGCGTCTTTCTGGCCATCAATACCTTTCCACAGCAAGAAAACTGGCAACACTGGCGTAACGCGGTGGATTGCGGAATTGATACCGCTGTGGATGCGCTCATCATCGCCGATGTAGGAGTAATGGATTATGCGGCCAGTCGTAACACCAAAACCAACCTTCATTTATCGGTACAGGCCTCCTCTACCAGCCATGAATCGCTCTTGTTCTACTACAATACTTTTGGCATAAAACGGGCTGTGCTACCGCGAGTACTTTCACTTAAGCAGATCGAAAGGCTTGCCAACAAAACGCCCATTGAGCTCGAAGTCTTTGGGTTTGGTTCCTTGTGCATCATGGTAGAAGGACGCTGTTATCTTTCCTCCTACCTGGCTGGTGACTCACCCAACAATTGTGGCGTATGCTCACCTGCCCATGCTGTAGATTGGAAGGAAACCAGTGGCACACTGACCACACGGCTTAACAACATAGTGATTGATCGCTTTCTACCGGGTGAGGCCGCAGGCTACCCTACCCTGTGCAAAGGCCGATTCCGAGCTGAAGAAAACACATATCACGTTATGGAAGAACCCACCAGCCTCAACGCCATGGAGCTGATTCCAAAACTCAGCAGTTATGGAATAAAGGCCATAAAAATTGAGGGGCGTCAGCGTTCACCAGCCTACGTTGCCAAGGTCACCACCATATGGCGAAAGGCCATTGACGACTTCAAGCAATCAAACAACTCAACATGGACGCCTCATGAACAATGGAACCATGCGTTGGCAGCACTGGCAGAAGGCACACAAACCACCTACGGGGCATATCATCGGTCATGGCAATAA
- a CDS encoding UbiD family decarboxylase — MHYSDLRHFLQHLQNADELHKVNHPVSPHLEMTEISSRVLHNKGPALLFTNLPGYQHSALTNLFGTQDRIAKAMGVTCSEDIRVIGKLLAQLKQPTPPERLQDIFKSLPLLKSALHMQCKYTNHPICQQNRIERACVDLGELPIQNCWPGDAAPLITWPLVITKGPSKPRLNIGIYRMQVIDRNRLIVRWLSHRGGALDYQDWVTAHPTEPFPISVAIGADPATILAAVTPVPDTLSEFAFAGLLRGQKSQITQCIGNPLSVPATAEYILEGHIHPNDTAQEGPFGDHTGYYNEQAPFPVMTVDRITHRDDPIYLSTYTGRPPDEPSVLAMSLNELFIPILQTYFPEIIDFYLPPAGCSYRMAIISIRKQYPGHAKRIMLGIWSVLRQFMYTKYLVVVDEDINIRNWDDVIWAITTRTDPERDSTLINNTPIDYLDFASPTAGLGSKMGLDATNKWVEETRREWGSPISQDPAIVQRIDEIWSQLAIPIKKGTHNDISPNLRVPSWN, encoded by the coding sequence ATGCATTACTCTGACCTCAGACATTTTCTCCAACACTTGCAAAACGCCGATGAGTTACACAAAGTTAACCACCCGGTCAGCCCACACTTGGAGATGACAGAAATTTCGTCCCGAGTTCTACACAACAAGGGACCGGCATTACTGTTCACCAACCTTCCGGGCTATCAACATTCTGCACTGACCAATCTATTCGGCACCCAGGACAGGATCGCCAAAGCAATGGGTGTAACGTGCAGTGAAGACATACGTGTAATAGGAAAGCTGTTAGCCCAACTGAAACAACCCACACCACCAGAACGTCTGCAGGATATTTTCAAATCACTGCCATTGCTAAAAAGCGCACTACACATGCAATGCAAATACACCAATCATCCAATCTGCCAGCAGAACCGCATCGAACGGGCCTGCGTCGACTTGGGCGAACTGCCGATTCAAAACTGTTGGCCAGGTGATGCCGCGCCACTGATCACATGGCCATTGGTCATCACCAAAGGCCCTAGCAAACCCAGGCTCAATATCGGCATCTATCGTATGCAGGTGATTGACAGAAATCGGCTCATCGTGCGTTGGCTATCTCACCGTGGTGGAGCACTTGATTATCAGGACTGGGTAACGGCTCATCCAACAGAGCCCTTCCCCATCAGCGTGGCCATTGGTGCAGATCCAGCCACGATACTGGCGGCGGTAACACCGGTTCCCGACACATTGTCAGAGTTCGCCTTTGCCGGACTGTTGCGAGGTCAGAAATCCCAGATCACACAATGTATTGGCAACCCGTTATCGGTACCTGCCACTGCAGAATATATATTAGAAGGACATATACATCCGAACGACACCGCGCAGGAAGGCCCTTTCGGCGACCACACCGGCTACTATAATGAACAGGCCCCATTTCCGGTGATGACAGTGGATCGGATCACCCACCGCGACGATCCAATCTACCTCAGCACCTACACCGGACGCCCGCCGGATGAACCTTCTGTTCTGGCGATGTCACTGAACGAACTGTTTATTCCTATCCTGCAAACCTACTTCCCCGAAATCATCGATTTCTATCTGCCTCCGGCAGGATGTTCCTACCGTATGGCTATTATCAGTATTCGCAAGCAATATCCTGGGCATGCAAAACGCATCATGCTGGGGATCTGGTCGGTATTACGCCAGTTCATGTACACGAAATATCTTGTTGTAGTGGATGAAGATATAAATATTCGCAACTGGGATGACGTAATCTGGGCCATCACCACCCGCACCGATCCAGAAAGGGATTCAACCCTAATCAATAACACGCCTATCGACTATCTGGACTTCGCATCGCCGACAGCAGGGTTGGGTTCAAAAATGGGTCTGGATGCCACCAATAAATGGGTGGAAGAAACCAGGCGGGAGTGGGGCTCCCCAATCTCTCAGGATCCAGCCATCGTACAGAGAATCGATGAAATCTGGAGCCAGCTTGCCATACCCATTAAAAAAGGTACACACAACGACATTTCACCAAACCTAAGAGTCCCCTCATGGAACTAG
- a CDS encoding UbiX family flavin prenyltransferase, giving the protein MKKSFTLAVTGASGVQYGMRLLQVLAQHSLSVFCVMSDASRVVLRTEYHPEFPLHNEQARGFLASLCHQSFDSVTFVDNDDWFSCIASGSAAPDTMVVCPCSMGTLSAIATGASNSLHERAADVVIKERGNLILVPREAPLSTIHLRHMLMLSELGVCMLPASPSFYSNPECIDDLVDTVVQRILDQMKVDISLVKRWGENDGR; this is encoded by the coding sequence ATGAAAAAATCATTCACGCTTGCTGTTACCGGTGCCAGTGGTGTGCAATATGGAATGCGTTTATTGCAGGTTCTGGCACAACATTCTTTATCGGTATTCTGTGTTATGTCCGATGCCTCAAGGGTGGTACTCAGAACGGAGTATCATCCGGAATTCCCTCTGCATAATGAACAAGCGCGGGGGTTTCTTGCCTCCCTCTGTCATCAATCGTTTGATAGTGTCACGTTTGTGGATAATGATGATTGGTTTAGTTGTATTGCATCGGGATCGGCTGCACCTGACACGATGGTGGTTTGTCCATGCAGTATGGGAACGCTAAGTGCTATTGCCACCGGTGCCAGTAATTCGTTACATGAGCGAGCGGCCGACGTTGTTATAAAAGAACGAGGTAATTTGATTCTGGTTCCCCGCGAAGCGCCGTTATCAACGATTCATCTGCGTCATATGTTGATGCTTTCTGAGTTGGGTGTTTGCATGTTGCCCGCATCGCCATCATTTTACAGTAACCCTGAATGTATAGATGATCTTGTAGACACGGTTGTACAAAGAATCCTGGATCAAATGAAAGTGGATATATCCCTGGTGAAACGGTGGGGGGAAAATGATGGTCGATAG
- a CDS encoding NAD(P)/FAD-dependent oxidoreductase codes for MMVDSFSKPHADRNHIAVIGDGVIGLLTALELLKRDCQVTLLGRGFGEGQASWASGGILSPLCPWQAQPSVQALWSWSSWLYPELCDELLTCTGTDIELMQKGMLWLDAPDQERISSWADEDQCRVECLGREQVSQRIPMLDTEFGQAHFLPAVSQLRALRLMMALAMRLQQFPYFQMKVPSQLRQIRELPSGSMILETDAASLSVDQVVVCAGAWTNRILSLLNAELPIIPVKGQMLLLDGDGVQLSCIVIKNNKYLIPRQDGGILVGSTIESGIDDVEVTEAAETVLKAAAVDLIPALAVNKVRHQWAGVRPGSANGVPYIGRLAGYPSLWVNAGHYRNGINMAPGSARLVAQLIHCEPPGVDPQPYVWMA; via the coding sequence ATGATGGTCGATAGCTTTTCGAAGCCACATGCGGATCGTAATCATATAGCGGTAATTGGAGATGGAGTTATCGGGTTGCTCACTGCCTTGGAGCTGCTGAAACGAGATTGTCAGGTTACGCTATTAGGGCGGGGATTTGGTGAGGGCCAGGCATCCTGGGCCAGTGGTGGCATTTTGTCGCCTCTTTGCCCCTGGCAGGCGCAGCCAAGTGTTCAGGCGTTATGGTCTTGGTCCAGCTGGCTATACCCTGAGTTATGCGATGAGCTGTTGACCTGTACCGGTACCGACATCGAGTTGATGCAAAAGGGGATGTTGTGGCTGGATGCGCCGGATCAGGAACGGATATCATCCTGGGCCGATGAGGATCAATGCCGCGTTGAATGCCTGGGGCGAGAGCAGGTCAGTCAGCGTATCCCAATGCTGGATACGGAGTTCGGGCAGGCGCACTTTCTACCTGCGGTGAGTCAGTTACGAGCGTTGCGGTTGATGATGGCATTAGCCATGCGTTTGCAGCAGTTTCCTTATTTTCAGATGAAGGTACCATCGCAACTCAGGCAAATACGGGAGCTGCCGTCAGGTAGCATGATACTGGAGACTGACGCGGCCTCGCTGTCGGTGGATCAGGTGGTGGTGTGTGCAGGGGCGTGGACCAATCGAATACTATCCTTATTGAATGCAGAACTGCCGATCATTCCGGTCAAGGGGCAAATGTTGCTGTTGGACGGTGATGGCGTTCAACTTAGCTGTATCGTGATTAAGAACAACAAATATCTTATACCTCGTCAGGATGGGGGGATTCTGGTGGGTAGTACCATCGAATCGGGGATAGATGACGTGGAAGTGACCGAAGCGGCGGAAACTGTATTGAAAGCTGCCGCCGTTGATCTGATACCTGCTCTGGCAGTAAACAAGGTGCGACACCAATGGGCTGGTGTGCGGCCTGGGTCTGCCAACGGAGTGCCATATATTGGTCGGTTAGCAGGTTATCCATCCCTTTGGGTTAATGCGGGACATTACCGCAACGGGATCAATATGGCACCGGGTTCGGCCCGTCTTGTTGCGCAATTGATCCACTGCGAGCCCCCCGGTGTTGACCCGCAGCCTTATGTATGGATGGCGTAA
- a CDS encoding DeoR/GlpR family transcriptional regulator, whose amino-acid sequence MANLSQTARHEQIVELVTAKGFVSVEDLAGHFDVTPQTMRRDINTLATENRVRRFHGGASAAPSTQNTEYAQRKLQQSPEKNRIAKLVAQHIPDHASLFINIGTTNEAIAKELLSHTGLKIITNNLHVAAIVSGKEDFEVIIAGGKVRSRDGGIIGEATMDFVSQFRTDFGIIGISGIDDDGSLLDFDYQEVRVAQALIKNSRQVLLACDHTKFGRQAMIKLGELSDINILVTDRAPEDHFVTLLNDSDVTTLIADEDLEEAT is encoded by the coding sequence GTGGCAAATCTATCTCAAACTGCCCGACACGAACAAATAGTAGAGCTGGTCACAGCCAAAGGTTTTGTCTCGGTAGAGGATCTGGCCGGTCATTTTGATGTAACACCTCAGACCATGCGTCGGGACATCAACACCCTGGCCACGGAGAACCGGGTCAGACGCTTTCATGGCGGCGCAAGCGCTGCCCCCAGCACCCAGAATACTGAATACGCGCAGCGTAAGTTACAACAGTCGCCGGAAAAGAATCGCATTGCCAAACTGGTAGCACAGCATATTCCGGATCATGCCTCACTGTTTATAAACATCGGCACCACCAATGAGGCCATCGCAAAAGAACTGCTCAGTCACACCGGCCTCAAAATCATCACCAATAACCTGCATGTTGCTGCCATTGTCAGTGGTAAAGAAGACTTTGAAGTCATTATTGCAGGCGGTAAGGTCCGCAGCCGCGATGGTGGCATTATTGGTGAAGCCACTATGGATTTCGTATCCCAGTTCCGAACCGATTTTGGCATCATCGGTATTTCAGGCATTGATGACGATGGCTCTCTGCTGGATTTCGACTATCAGGAAGTGCGTGTAGCCCAGGCTCTCATCAAGAACTCACGCCAGGTATTGCTGGCCTGCGATCACACCAAATTCGGCCGTCAGGCCATGATCAAGCTGGGGGAACTCAGCGACATTAACATCCTCGTAACCGATCGGGCACCGGAAGATCATTTCGTCACCCTACTCAATGATAGTGACGTTACTACCCTTATTGCAGACGAAGATCTGGAAGAGGCAACCTAG
- the glpK gene encoding glycerol kinase GlpK, protein MSQYLLSIDQGTTSSRAIIFDQRGAIVTSAQQEFTQFFPADGWVEHDAEEIWESTLAVCRQALKNAQLPASSIAGIGITNQRETTIIWERDTGKPIHKAIVWQDRRTSATCLALKQQGHEQAVQSATGLLIDPYFSATKVAWILDNVEGARQRAEQGELAFGTVDSFLLWRLTNGASHKTDATNASRTLLFNIHSQGWDDELLRLFRVPKAILPEVEDSAADFGSADAQWLGAQIPVAGIAGDQQAALIGQACFKPGMIKSTYGTGCFMILNTGSEALASTNRLLTTVAYRLNGEVTYGLEGSIFIAGAAIQWLRDGIALISHARETEAMAQEVGVEHGVYMVPAFTGLGAPYWDPEARGALFGLTRDTGIKDIVTAGLQSVAYQTKDLIHAMEADGAGKPTTLRVDGGMVANNWVVQFLSDVLNVNVDRPAIIETTALGVAYLAGLQVGVYQSLDDISLLWHCERHFSPEMSDDLRNDLYKGWLKAVERVRTID, encoded by the coding sequence ATGAGCCAATATTTGCTGTCCATTGACCAGGGAACCACCAGTTCCCGCGCCATTATATTCGATCAGCGCGGGGCTATTGTAACGTCGGCGCAGCAGGAATTTACCCAGTTTTTTCCGGCAGACGGTTGGGTGGAGCATGACGCTGAGGAAATTTGGGAAAGTACGCTGGCGGTGTGTCGGCAGGCTCTGAAAAATGCCCAGTTACCGGCGTCATCTATTGCTGGAATCGGTATTACCAACCAGCGCGAAACCACTATTATTTGGGAGCGCGATACGGGTAAGCCTATTCATAAAGCCATCGTTTGGCAGGATCGACGCACTTCGGCCACCTGCCTGGCTCTCAAGCAACAGGGCCATGAGCAGGCGGTGCAAAGCGCCACCGGGTTGTTAATTGACCCTTATTTTTCGGCTACGAAGGTAGCTTGGATTCTGGATAATGTAGAAGGTGCCAGGCAGCGGGCGGAGCAGGGGGAGTTGGCTTTTGGTACCGTGGACAGCTTTCTGTTGTGGCGACTTACCAATGGCGCCAGCCATAAGACGGACGCTACCAACGCTTCCCGCACCCTGTTGTTCAATATTCATAGCCAGGGCTGGGATGATGAACTGCTAAGGTTGTTCAGGGTTCCTAAGGCGATTTTGCCTGAGGTGGAGGATTCTGCTGCGGACTTTGGGAGTGCGGATGCTCAATGGTTAGGTGCCCAGATCCCGGTGGCTGGCATCGCTGGTGATCAGCAGGCTGCTTTGATTGGCCAGGCCTGCTTCAAGCCTGGCATGATCAAAAGCACCTATGGCACCGGCTGTTTCATGATCCTCAACACCGGCTCCGAGGCCTTGGCCTCCACCAATCGCTTGCTGACGACGGTGGCCTACCGCCTCAACGGTGAGGTGACCTACGGTTTGGAGGGCAGCATCTTCATCGCCGGTGCTGCTATCCAGTGGTTGCGAGATGGCATTGCTTTGATCTCTCACGCCCGCGAAACCGAAGCCATGGCGCAAGAGGTGGGGGTGGAGCACGGTGTCTACATGGTGCCAGCCTTCACCGGGCTGGGGGCACCATATTGGGACCCGGAGGCTCGAGGAGCACTATTCGGGCTGACCCGCGATACTGGCATTAAAGATATTGTTACCGCTGGCCTGCAGTCAGTTGCTTATCAGACTAAAGACTTGATTCACGCTATGGAAGCCGATGGCGCCGGTAAGCCTACCACGTTGCGGGTAGACGGTGGCATGGTTGCCAACAACTGGGTAGTGCAATTTTTAAGTGATGTGCTGAACGTCAACGTTGACCGCCCTGCCATCATCGAGACCACGGCTCTGGGTGTGGCCTATTTGGCGGGCTTACAGGTGGGTGTCTATCAGTCACTGGACGACATCTCTTTGCTTTGGCATTGCGAACGACATTTTTCACCAGAAATGTCGGATGATCTCAGAAACGATCTTTATAAGGGCTGGTTGAAAGCGGTTGAGCGGGTGCGTACTATCGATTAA
- the gss gene encoding bifunctional glutathionylspermidine amidase/synthase, which produces MTQSNKHAAKPVEPFGTLLGYAPGNVAVYSSDYASASASEYPKRSSYRSYYDGVYMGYKWQCVEFARRWMYINKGYIFNDVAMAYDIFELRSVRDVTENLLLPLNAFANGSQRHPVAGSLLIWKEGGEFEDTGHVAIVVDVTADCIRIAEQNVGHGLWDEGKSYSRELKATVTEEGEYWITCSYGDAEILGWMIQTDDAEYAEPSPEYDPELNRIKSRRIDIGQSKKRSWLNIANNDEAAFVKAMGGHFLTNIEAEQNRYLILSQTIHDELEHASNELHGLFMHATEYVLSNDELLAKFNLPAAVLPKIRQSWNNRLNEVITSRFDFALTEQGLKVYEYNCDSASCYMETGKVQGKWLNHHDLHDGENGGKDLFNDLVKAWKRSHAKDLVHILRDDDPEEEYHALFMQDAMRAAGLESKVVVGLTGLSWDNENNIIDADGEPVRWVWKTWAWETALDQIREECEAEGVHEEGYEPRMVPGKALGLSDVLFRKNVMVFEPLWSLIPSNKAILPVLWSLFPNHPLLLNASFELTDELKSGGYVTKPIVGRCGANISLFNQNEELLEATAGGFAEQDKVYQQYFPLPIIDGVYTQISTFMAAGVYAGSGIRVDVSRVINKDSDCLPLQFMADSQFLKI; this is translated from the coding sequence TTGACACAATCGAACAAGCATGCGGCTAAACCGGTAGAACCATTTGGAACTTTGCTGGGGTATGCGCCAGGCAATGTTGCTGTCTACTCTTCCGACTACGCTAGCGCATCCGCTAGTGAGTATCCCAAGCGAAGCTCTTATCGAAGTTACTACGATGGAGTCTACATGGGGTACAAGTGGCAATGTGTCGAGTTTGCCCGGCGCTGGATGTACATCAATAAGGGCTACATATTTAATGATGTAGCCATGGCCTATGATATTTTCGAATTGCGCAGTGTTCGGGATGTCACAGAAAACCTATTGCTGCCTTTAAATGCGTTTGCCAATGGCAGTCAACGCCATCCGGTTGCGGGCAGTTTGCTGATTTGGAAAGAAGGCGGCGAGTTTGAGGATACGGGGCATGTGGCTATTGTTGTGGATGTAACGGCCGACTGTATACGCATAGCCGAGCAAAACGTGGGCCACGGTCTTTGGGATGAAGGCAAGAGTTATTCCCGAGAGTTGAAAGCCACCGTGACGGAAGAGGGTGAATACTGGATTACGTGCTCTTATGGAGACGCAGAAATTCTCGGCTGGATGATTCAGACAGACGATGCTGAATACGCTGAGCCATCACCGGAATATGACCCTGAATTAAACCGTATTAAAAGTCGACGCATTGATATTGGCCAATCAAAAAAACGATCATGGTTGAATATTGCCAACAACGATGAAGCGGCTTTTGTTAAAGCCATGGGTGGTCATTTTCTTACTAATATAGAAGCTGAACAAAATCGCTATTTGATTTTATCCCAAACAATTCATGATGAGTTGGAACATGCCAGCAATGAACTGCATGGCCTGTTTATGCATGCAACGGAGTACGTGCTTTCTAACGATGAATTGTTAGCTAAGTTTAATTTGCCCGCTGCAGTTTTGCCCAAAATCCGTCAATCATGGAACAATCGCTTGAATGAAGTCATTACCAGTCGCTTTGATTTCGCGTTAACCGAGCAGGGGCTGAAGGTGTATGAGTATAACTGCGATTCTGCATCCTGTTATATGGAAACCGGCAAGGTGCAGGGGAAGTGGTTAAACCACCATGACTTGCATGATGGAGAAAATGGCGGAAAGGATTTGTTTAACGATCTGGTGAAGGCGTGGAAACGAAGCCACGCCAAAGATCTTGTACACATTCTGAGGGATGATGATCCAGAGGAAGAGTATCACGCTCTGTTTATGCAGGATGCAATGCGTGCTGCAGGCTTGGAAAGCAAGGTCGTTGTTGGGCTAACCGGGCTGAGTTGGGATAATGAAAACAACATCATCGATGCGGATGGTGAACCGGTGCGCTGGGTTTGGAAAACCTGGGCCTGGGAAACCGCACTGGATCAGATCCGCGAAGAATGCGAGGCCGAGGGTGTGCATGAAGAAGGCTATGAGCCGCGCATGGTGCCTGGCAAGGCTTTGGGTTTGTCGGATGTGCTGTTTCGTAAGAATGTTATGGTGTTCGAACCTCTCTGGTCGCTCATTCCCAGCAACAAGGCCATCCTGCCAGTATTATGGTCATTGTTTCCCAATCATCCTTTGTTGTTGAACGCTTCGTTTGAGTTGACGGATGAACTGAAATCAGGAGGCTACGTTACCAAGCCGATTGTTGGCCGTTGTGGCGCTAACATTTCTTTGTTTAATCAGAACGAGGAGTTGCTTGAAGCCACTGCTGGCGGCTTTGCTGAGCAAGATAAGGTATACCAGCAGTATTTTCCATTACCCATAATCGATGGTGTGTATACGCAAATATCGACTTTTATGGCCGCAGGTGTTTATGCGGGCAGCGGCATCAGAGTCGATGTTTCTCGGGTTATTAATAAAGACAGCGATTGTCTGCCGCTGCAGTTTATGGCGGATAGTCAGTTCTTGAAAATATGA
- a CDS encoding radical SAM protein, producing MAQFPLNYIEPVFRPPSEAHSLILQVTNGCSYNQCTFCDMYTAPQKKFKPKPEADVLAEIDAVAKAPVRKIFLADGDAMVLSSRRLTTILEAIQARMPQVERVSAYCLPSNIKKKSVEELKALRKLGLGMVYVGCESGDDEVLGYVNKGETFASSKAALIKLKQAGIKSSVMILNGLGGRTFSQQHAINSARLMNEAQPEYLSTLVVSFPLGEERFRAGFNGQFEPLSQMELFQEIRTLVEHLELSSTVFRSDHASNYLVLKGTLGADKAHMLDTIDTAIHQPGRIPLRPEWMRGL from the coding sequence ATGGCCCAGTTTCCCCTCAACTACATTGAACCAGTGTTTCGCCCTCCGTCTGAGGCTCACTCACTGATCCTGCAGGTTACCAACGGCTGCTCTTACAACCAGTGCACTTTTTGTGACATGTACACTGCGCCACAAAAGAAATTCAAACCCAAGCCTGAAGCAGACGTACTGGCCGAGATCGACGCCGTAGCCAAGGCCCCCGTACGTAAAATTTTTCTGGCGGATGGTGATGCCATGGTGCTTTCCAGCCGACGCCTGACCACCATACTTGAGGCCATTCAAGCCCGCATGCCACAAGTGGAAAGGGTTTCGGCTTACTGCCTCCCCAGCAACATCAAAAAGAAATCTGTAGAAGAGCTGAAAGCTCTACGCAAACTTGGCCTGGGCATGGTCTACGTGGGCTGCGAATCCGGAGACGACGAAGTATTAGGCTACGTTAACAAAGGGGAAACCTTCGCATCGTCCAAAGCCGCGTTGATAAAACTCAAGCAGGCTGGCATCAAGTCGTCGGTAATGATTCTTAATGGATTAGGTGGCCGAACGTTTTCGCAGCAGCATGCCATTAACTCGGCCCGGCTGATGAACGAAGCTCAACCTGAATACCTATCCACTCTGGTAGTATCTTTCCCATTAGGAGAAGAGCGCTTTCGGGCCGGCTTTAACGGACAATTCGAACCCCTAAGCCAAATGGAGCTATTTCAGGAAATCCGCACCCTAGTAGAGCACCTTGAACTCAGCAGCACTGTGTTCCGTTCGGATCACGCATCCAATTATCTAGTCCTAAAAGGTACCTTGGGGGCCGACAAGGCCCATATGCTGGACACCATCGACACCGCGATTCATCAACCAGGCCGCATACCATTACGACCTGAGTGGATGCGGGGCTTATGA